A single window of Pelagicoccus enzymogenes DNA harbors:
- a CDS encoding LysR family transcriptional regulator produces MDFLNYHHLRYFWTVAKTGSVRRAAEELGVSQPSISAQIRLLEESLGEKLFHRSGRNLILSEAGQLALTYADEIFSIGRELSNAVGNDSSNRAIRFNVGMTDSLSKLIAFECLKPAYHFSRPTQVVARQGELSVLINQLQAHRLDLVLADEPATSIHKAKTYNHRLGHSGITFCARPKLATKLARNFPQSLHDAPALLPSENMGMRWALETWFDQHEIRPRLVGEFEDSTLMEVAAAGDLGFTTVHTAVDQAALKHYGLKVIAKVEECGSDFYAITGERRVKNPVAAMITEHAFTQLFTN; encoded by the coding sequence ATGGATTTCCTCAACTACCACCACCTGCGCTACTTTTGGACCGTCGCGAAAACCGGCAGCGTCCGACGGGCCGCCGAGGAGCTAGGCGTCTCCCAGCCATCGATCAGCGCCCAAATCCGGCTGCTCGAGGAGTCGCTAGGCGAGAAGCTGTTTCATCGCAGCGGCCGCAACTTGATCCTAAGCGAAGCAGGGCAACTGGCCCTCACCTACGCGGACGAGATATTCTCCATCGGCCGAGAACTTTCGAACGCGGTTGGCAATGACTCCTCCAACCGCGCCATCCGCTTCAACGTGGGCATGACCGACTCGCTCTCCAAGCTCATCGCCTTCGAATGCCTCAAGCCAGCCTACCATTTTTCCCGCCCCACCCAAGTCGTCGCCCGCCAAGGGGAGCTCTCGGTTCTGATAAACCAGTTGCAGGCTCACCGTCTCGATCTCGTGCTCGCCGACGAACCGGCCACGAGTATCCATAAAGCAAAGACATATAACCATCGCCTCGGACACTCCGGGATCACCTTCTGCGCCCGCCCCAAGCTGGCCACCAAACTCGCCCGCAACTTCCCCCAATCGCTTCACGATGCACCCGCCCTCCTGCCAAGCGAAAACATGGGCATGCGTTGGGCGCTGGAGACCTGGTTCGACCAACATGAGATTCGCCCCCGCCTGGTCGGCGAGTTCGAAGACTCCACCCTCATGGAAGTGGCCGCGGCAGGCGACCTCGGCTTCACCACCGTGCACACCGCAGTCGACCAAGCCGCCCTCAAGCACTATGGACTCAAGGTCATCGCCAAGGTCGAGGAGTGCGGCAGCGACTTCTACGCCATCACCGGCGAGCGCCGCGTCAAGAACCCCGTCGCCGCCATGATCACCGAACACGCCTTCACCCAACTCTTCACCAATTGA
- a CDS encoding hemerythrin domain-containing protein, which yields MQRNAHKLLRRLRTSSLDKVARHVTRAHRLLENDQLTNLQQAFIRLPYTIDPSALILFDEISLALQDFVRELLQHYILEEDVYGECHHSLGTSRIDKATSNRLRYQHQSLQESLSDLQSLTNHLTEVAGTADAHRFHRLLDELADNLHEQILAEDKVLLPRSSLN from the coding sequence ATGCAAAGAAACGCGCACAAGCTCCTACGCCGACTCAGAACCAGTTCGCTCGACAAAGTGGCGCGACACGTCACACGAGCCCATCGGCTACTAGAGAACGACCAATTGACGAACCTGCAGCAAGCCTTCATCCGCCTCCCCTACACCATAGACCCCAGCGCCCTCATTCTCTTCGACGAAATCAGCCTTGCCCTGCAAGACTTCGTGCGTGAGCTACTGCAACACTACATACTCGAAGAAGACGTCTACGGTGAATGTCACCACTCCTTGGGTACGTCTCGCATCGACAAAGCCACATCCAACCGCCTGCGATACCAGCACCAATCCTTGCAAGAGTCGCTGAGCGACCTCCAATCCCTCACCAACCACCTTACCGAAGTCGCTGGTACCGCCGACGCACACCGCTTCCATCGACTACTCGACGAGCTCGCCGACAACCTGCACGAGCAGATTCTTGCAGAAGACAAGGTCCTGCTTCCCCGCTCCAGCCTCAACTAG
- a CDS encoding GreA/GreB family elongation factor, translating to MKQNPSIYLSKSDHEALSLLLRAIKHPQGTALKLKEEISRAIVLGDSQVPTDSVGLNSSVHLEDLDLNEVETYELTMPSRANPDFNRVSILAPLGVALLGVRAGEDFMWRTPGGLRRLRVVSVTRESKSSKVHGPYSLTQ from the coding sequence ATGAAACAGAACCCTAGTATATACTTATCAAAAAGTGATCACGAAGCGTTGTCCTTGTTGCTGCGAGCTATCAAGCATCCGCAGGGGACGGCTTTGAAGCTGAAGGAGGAGATTTCGCGCGCGATCGTGTTGGGAGACTCTCAAGTGCCTACGGATTCGGTAGGGCTCAACAGCTCGGTCCACCTTGAGGATTTGGATTTGAACGAGGTGGAGACCTACGAGTTGACGATGCCAAGTCGGGCCAACCCGGACTTCAATCGCGTGTCGATTCTCGCTCCGTTAGGTGTTGCTTTGCTAGGGGTACGCGCGGGCGAGGACTTTATGTGGAGGACGCCGGGCGGGCTACGGCGCTTGCGAGTGGTGAGCGTTACTCGGGAGTCGAAGTCGAGCAAGGTGCACGGGCCTTACAGCTTGACCCAGTAG
- the hpf gene encoding ribosome hibernation-promoting factor, HPF/YfiA family translates to MNRIIISCNHFEITDSIKSFVHMKFRRLFHHYEDMIRIRVELTLDSGKASEKRFQARALIELRGPDIVANAESENAYAALDAIFDKAERQLRHRVRLARHKRERVIHRLRRSARMPRAFRQLLPA, encoded by the coding sequence ATGAATAGAATCATCATCAGTTGTAACCACTTCGAAATTACAGACTCCATCAAATCCTTCGTTCATATGAAGTTTCGCAGACTCTTCCATCATTACGAGGACATGATCCGCATCCGTGTGGAACTCACGCTCGACTCCGGCAAGGCTTCAGAAAAGCGGTTCCAAGCCCGCGCGTTGATCGAGCTCCGCGGTCCCGACATCGTTGCTAATGCAGAGTCCGAAAACGCCTACGCAGCGCTGGACGCGATCTTCGACAAGGCGGAGCGCCAGCTCCGCCACCGCGTCCGCCTCGCCCGCCACAAGCGCGAGCGGGTCATCCATCGCTTGCGGCGGTCCGCGAGAATGCCCCGAGCGTTCCGCCAGCTCTTACCCGCCTAG
- a CDS encoding DUF2179 domain-containing protein, with protein MQNFDYMVWVVIPLLIFLARLADVSLATLRHILIFRGLKKIVPLFAFVEVVIWLLAISQVMNNLNNIACFLAFAFGFSAGTYVGMVIEERLALGYQLVRIIAQGNASEIARMLSDAGYGITTVDANGSRGAVGVVIAISERKRLPKLVALLGKLDPSPFYTVEDVRSVGRPVASPNALPGELSLEGNVKRK; from the coding sequence ATGCAAAACTTCGACTACATGGTCTGGGTTGTCATACCCCTACTCATATTCTTGGCACGTCTCGCCGACGTATCATTAGCGACCCTGCGCCACATCCTTATCTTTCGAGGACTCAAAAAAATCGTGCCTCTTTTCGCTTTCGTCGAAGTCGTGATCTGGCTGCTCGCCATCAGTCAGGTCATGAACAACCTGAACAACATCGCCTGCTTCCTCGCATTCGCCTTCGGATTCTCCGCAGGCACCTACGTGGGCATGGTTATCGAAGAACGCCTTGCCTTAGGCTATCAGCTCGTACGCATCATCGCCCAAGGCAACGCCAGCGAAATCGCTCGCATGCTCAGCGACGCCGGCTATGGCATCACAACCGTCGACGCGAATGGATCCCGCGGAGCCGTCGGGGTCGTCATCGCCATCTCCGAACGCAAGCGCCTGCCAAAACTCGTCGCCCTTCTGGGAAAACTCGATCCAAGTCCCTTCTACACTGTAGAAGACGTTCGCTCCGTAGGACGCCCTGTCGCGTCACCCAACGCGCTACCGGGCGAGCTCAGCCTCGAAGGCAACGTGAAACGCAAGTAA
- a CDS encoding aldo/keto reductase: MKKIQYGRTNLRVSQLCLGTGRIGYLSDRASAFEVLDTYVEQGGNFIQATSHAYLPSLECNPEKSESLVGEWLNANSNCREELVVCARIRCPQGASGLELEHSIRAQIELSLKRLGARYLDIVLLDWSTGFFPTYEVMSVLERLSDRGLLRYVGSIGFPCWRIAEWLGRGAQPSRMRLESAHLDGPFTQCCLEELSREHRVSLVVRWPFTDGYEPLFSTARRVFGRTSFQVGMAWLFSKESICSVQFSPKVKSQLDSAIEASRASLSSEELSRIEAAYINCALPPHCPMSGEFLMGDDSAAEAQGGGGLRVC, translated from the coding sequence ATGAAGAAGATTCAATACGGACGCACAAACTTGCGTGTTTCTCAACTTTGCCTCGGCACGGGACGGATCGGCTACTTGAGCGATCGGGCCTCTGCTTTCGAGGTGCTCGACACCTATGTCGAGCAGGGGGGGAACTTTATCCAGGCGACCTCGCACGCGTACCTTCCGTCGTTGGAGTGCAATCCCGAAAAATCCGAATCGCTGGTTGGCGAGTGGCTGAACGCGAATTCGAATTGCCGGGAGGAACTCGTAGTTTGCGCGCGAATACGGTGCCCGCAAGGCGCCAGCGGCCTCGAGCTCGAGCACTCAATCAGGGCGCAGATTGAGCTTTCCCTGAAACGTTTGGGAGCGCGCTACCTGGACATCGTACTCTTGGATTGGTCGACCGGCTTTTTTCCTACTTACGAAGTGATGTCAGTGCTGGAACGCCTCTCCGACCGGGGGCTGTTGCGCTACGTGGGATCGATCGGTTTTCCGTGTTGGAGAATCGCTGAATGGTTGGGCAGAGGAGCCCAGCCCTCGCGGATGAGGCTTGAGTCAGCCCACTTGGACGGACCTTTCACCCAATGTTGTTTGGAGGAACTGTCTCGCGAACATCGCGTGTCGTTAGTCGTTCGCTGGCCCTTTACGGATGGATATGAGCCGCTCTTCAGCACCGCCCGTCGGGTTTTTGGCAGGACCTCTTTCCAAGTGGGCATGGCCTGGCTTTTTTCGAAGGAGAGCATCTGTTCAGTCCAGTTCAGTCCCAAGGTGAAGTCGCAGCTAGATTCCGCGATCGAGGCATCCCGGGCTAGCCTGAGTTCCGAGGAGCTTTCGCGAATAGAGGCAGCCTATATAAACTGCGCTTTGCCTCCGCACTGTCCGATGTCCGGCGAGTTTCTGATGGGGGATGACAGCGCAGCGGAGGCTCAGGGCGGAGGCGGTCTGCGCGTTTGCTAG
- a CDS encoding GNAT family N-acetyltransferase yields the protein MNNSPVPVLHDAAACKFYTDDGAYLLYSRESDILRIEHVFVPDHLRGQSLAAHLVKQAVAYSDSIGTKVRPICSYAKAFLERSPELHKSIVAPSPPGTPQSDFAGQT from the coding sequence ATGAACAACTCACCCGTACCGGTTCTCCACGACGCCGCAGCCTGCAAATTCTACACCGACGACGGAGCCTACCTCTTGTATTCGCGGGAAAGCGATATCCTTCGCATCGAGCACGTTTTCGTTCCCGATCACCTGCGCGGCCAAAGCCTCGCCGCGCACCTCGTGAAACAGGCAGTCGCCTACTCCGACAGCATCGGAACCAAAGTCCGCCCAATCTGCTCCTACGCTAAAGCTTTCCTTGAACGCAGCCCCGAGCTGCACAAGTCGATCGTCGCCCCATCTCCTCCGGGAACTCCTCAATCTGATTTTGCAGGGCAAACTTGA
- a CDS encoding CopD family protein, translated as MNLYGLLIVLHLLGASVWVGGHLVLACSVLPKALRTRDADAVRRYEEGYERVGIPALIVQVFTGIWLSYMKLPDPSMWFDFSNPVGRLIGIKLILLAATIGLALDARLRIIPKLKNDNLVSLAWHIVPVTLVAVLFLVVGASFRIGWLY; from the coding sequence ATGAATCTCTACGGTCTACTCATCGTTCTGCATCTGCTGGGAGCAAGCGTATGGGTGGGCGGGCACTTGGTGCTCGCCTGTTCTGTATTGCCGAAGGCACTACGAACGCGCGATGCTGACGCAGTGCGTCGCTACGAGGAGGGCTACGAGCGAGTCGGCATCCCCGCCTTGATTGTGCAAGTGTTCACGGGGATTTGGCTTTCCTACATGAAGTTGCCGGATCCCAGCATGTGGTTCGACTTCTCGAATCCCGTTGGACGTTTGATTGGCATTAAACTGATCCTGCTGGCTGCGACCATTGGCTTGGCGCTAGACGCTCGCTTGCGAATCATCCCCAAGCTGAAAAACGACAATCTGGTGTCTCTGGCGTGGCACATCGTCCCTGTGACTTTGGTTGCCGTGCTGTTCTTGGTCGTGGGCGCCTCTTTCCGAATCGGTTGGCTGTATTGA
- a CDS encoding hemerythrin domain-containing protein: MRELTNGFTPPPEACNTYRALFAGLADLEEDMHKHIHLENSVLFPQALQMAG, from the coding sequence TTGAGAGAGCTGACCAACGGTTTCACGCCCCCGCCGGAAGCCTGCAATACCTACCGCGCCTTGTTTGCTGGGCTAGCAGATTTGGAGGAGGACATGCACAAGCATATCCATCTGGAGAATTCGGTGCTCTTCCCGCAGGCCCTGCAAATGGCGGGCTAG
- a CDS encoding DUF542 domain-containing protein — protein MSHVPNVFSPEGTPLIDRTVGELVAERPGRSRIFQGLGMDFCCQGNKTLAQACEKKGLKPEFVAQLLEEEGKQKASEGSNPASLPPAELCNYIVSTHHQFLRDELPRLFAMSQRVAHVHGGHTPSLVEVFEVFAGLAKELEDHMGKEEKVLFPAVAKLAAGEGAGLDSLDGPVECMLHEHDDAGAALPS, from the coding sequence ATGAGTCACGTACCCAATGTATTTTCGCCGGAAGGCACACCGTTAATTGACCGTACGGTCGGGGAACTCGTTGCGGAGCGTCCGGGGCGTTCGCGCATTTTCCAGGGCCTCGGGATGGACTTTTGCTGCCAAGGCAACAAGACGTTGGCGCAGGCTTGCGAGAAGAAGGGCTTGAAGCCGGAGTTTGTCGCTCAATTGCTCGAGGAAGAGGGGAAGCAGAAGGCAAGCGAAGGAAGCAACCCGGCAAGCCTGCCGCCCGCGGAGCTTTGCAACTACATCGTGTCGACGCACCACCAGTTCTTGAGGGACGAGTTGCCGCGTCTGTTTGCGATGTCCCAGCGCGTGGCCCACGTGCACGGAGGGCATACGCCCTCACTTGTGGAGGTGTTCGAAGTGTTTGCGGGTCTGGCCAAGGAATTGGAGGACCACATGGGTAAGGAGGAAAAGGTGCTTTTCCCAGCGGTGGCGAAACTGGCAGCGGGAGAGGGCGCTGGACTTGATTCCCTGGATGGTCCGGTCGAGTGCATGTTGCACGAGCATGACGACGCGGGGGCTGCCTTGCCAAGTTGA